The genomic stretch TGATTAAAATTTCTTgttaataaactatttacattGTGATTAGTATTCAAATCAACCCACAtttctttaaaagttttaatattattaatccaATTCTTGATTGAGGGAATCGATTCAAATTTAACTACATTACCTTGATTATTATGAGTAATTGATTGAAATTTGATTGATTCTAATACAGGCAGTAAATTATTCCATAGTTGGATGTGCggtgaattagttttaaaacacgatttatatttttttgtcgaaatttgataagaatgaccattaaatgaatcaaataattgatcaaaaatcaataaaaaatcagcTGTTTGTTGGCATTCCGAAGGAAGTATCTCATgttctgaaacaaaagaatttacaatgaataaattgcaCAATTTGCAATCCAGCAACAGCtgaattaattgttataattgaGGAACTAGTTGATGTGTACTTACTAGCTAAAAATCGGAGTGCTGCAGACACTCTCTGGCTAAAAACTTGTGCAGCATGTTTTACTTTCATCTTCGGAATTTTACTTTCAATTACATGGCTTTCTGTAATTTTGTTTACCAATCGTATCTCATCATCCCCTGTATCTACATTTAAAAGCATACGCAAATGTTCCCATTTTGCCCACTTGACCTCACCATTTTGAAAGAATTTGgcatctttttttaataaattattccttaTGCCTTTTAATAGGTGAGGCGTGTCAAATAAAGGATAAACCTTTATGTTCTCTACTTCAAAAGCGCCAGAATTGTACTCCTCCCCGGCTCTTAAATATTTTTCGCGGGTCTCTGCTTGCAGCATCTTTATTACTCTTGTGTTGGTAGTAGCTTGGTCACATATTGTTGCTACTACCGTTAAGCCAATTTCTGTGAGCTGCaatatacattgttttattaatttttttaagtctggcGCTTTTGTTGAGCCTGTACAAAATGTGTAGCAAATGGGTTGTTTGTATTTGCTTTTTATGCTTTTAATCATGAGTACAAGGGCATGGTCAGCCAGAGATTGCCTGCATGTGGGCCCCAGGTCTTCGAAACCAATAATTTTACCTAATTTAATGTTGTATTCCAGACCTGGAGCCAAAGAAACCTCATCAAAGAGCAAATTAACTAATTTGCtctcattatttaaatttttgacagcattttttaaattagaaattataatattatttatgcctGGCACAATTGTCACTGCACTAAGCATTTTTTGTATTGCTCTTTTTGAGGgcaaaacaaacatgttttgtaAAAGCCTATAAGCTTTTGGGCTTTGCTTGTATATAGTTAAGcccattattttttctttttcagagaATCTTCTGccttttggtttttttaaaccttttatttGCAGCAATGTAAATAAACGCGAGGTTTCAGGCAACTTTTCAGCAAATTTCAAAAACGACTCCTTCATTGCGATTTGTTTTGCACATTGCATAAgtgttttttgttgtttatatttttttctcagttTTTCTATACTATTTTTAAGTCGTATTATTGTCCTTTTTGTTGTTAtgtccattattttatttttggtatctgaaaataaaaaatatgtataataaataacagtaataaaaaaaacacaaacataattgttAGTAAGGATTGGGGAGCTATAAATTGTAAGTATCCGACAAAATCTCCAAAAAGACATAACACAGACATAAAAGTTAagttaataagaataaataactacctaatatatatgtgtaatttaaacttatttatacatttataggAAGGATTTGTggtttatataaattacaagTTTTGTAGTTAAACTGGATGAAAATgagtaacttaaaaatataattaaggtAATTTAGTATAAAAAGAACTTAGAGTTTGTTTATacatagactgcctcgttggtcgagtggtcgaaagtgggactgccggacaaagggtctcgggtatGAATCtggggtcggacaaagtattactgggttttagtcggtttttcgaaaatttcttagtaatagcacgatgtctggaattgtgcctagtatatagcaataggttcaccccctattacttataacaaaaatggtgaaaagtgggtgaacaatggcattacatgccataatgtgcacttctgcctaacccttcgaggataaaaggcgtgacgttataaaaaaagattatttatcATATCTTAATGCTTATGATGCATGTAACTCTACGATTTTCTCGCACTACACTTGaatttatgtgtatttatttacaaatacaagtattaaGGAGGATGCCAGAGCTTCTTTGATATCtggtcccacttccaatagctatgtgtgttatatcattggataggtaattttgagctgaataaaagttcagagttattctttattaaacattgtaattttatcagtagccaagtaatgctatttttgcgtcataattgcatttgttatttatactatttatacaCGTAGTGTCTCTGAAaagactaagatttggaacttggtgccatagtaacttttattcagcttaaaattacctatccaatgatgtaacacacattaGAAGGTGGGACTAGGATTTGCATCTTCCTTTACAACATACAAACTCAGGTACACACCATCACAGAGATCAAGAACAATAATTTtgggatcacacaaagagttgttcagagcgggaattgaacccacgaAACAATACTCAGCAATCGGTTGTTCAACAACTGCGTCAACTGTTAAGTCAATTTTAACGAACTCATAACTAAAAAAGCTTTAGTACTTACTCATATATGACATTGATCTCCTTTTTTCTGGTGTACAGTAGATTGGTGCTGGTTCtgcaatgaataaaacaaaatattaataaacaaaatattaaatcaacgtaaaaaatatacaaaggaCTACCACACACTCAGCTatcttttgttaatttaatgacACACTATACAATGTGAATAGTAGTTTTGTCGCATTTTGATTTTGAGAGACAGTGTCACAAATGCTGTAATCTATTTTacgcttattttttttttcaagaaaatataaatttaatttctcgtaatgtaaaaaaaatataaagaatatttcaattaaaatttcaaaatataagttCGCGCTACATTTTACCGTACAAAGAACtatcattaaaattgtaaaatattgacaGAGGTTGATGCATAATTTGGAGTTGAACCTTGATTAGAGgctgacataaaaaaatcataaaaatggGTTTATAATTGACGACATATTTTCAATCAGTCGCAAAATTCTAGATATATTAAACTACGACtttataggtaaatatattagacattcattgttaaaaaaaaataaataaataaagcaattatgtttaaacatgttttattttattttaattataatgtatataatagaatatcaatgtatgtatataatagaatatctatactaatttaCTTCTTGTATGTAGATTTTATCGGTTACATAATTCAAACGATATTTTTGCACGATTGAAATCATCACTATATCTCTAGTGAAACTACAATTCAAACGCCAGACGTCTTCACGACGCACCGAAACGActatagtaataaaacaaatataataaacactaatttaataatacttaccaACATAATCAGATACAACATCTGTCAAATTCGATGGGCCAGGTGTGGGGTCCGAATATATGTCAACTTCTGCGTTCATGGAATGGCctgaaattagaaaaaaaatatcctgAAATCTTATGACTATTATTGACATATGAGAATGACTGATGCGACATGAGCTCAAGTATCAAAACGAGCAAtgtataattaggtattttgattttttaaattctcaatagtagcatggGATCTGCTGACGAGATGAAAGTCACAGCAAAGTAGGCGAAAGCTGCTTGTTCAAAGATAGGTTATGTGTGCATCACAGTATGACGAATAGAAACTTAAAAAGCGAGAAGCAGAGTTTTAAATGTTTAGAAATTAAAACGTTTTACCATtacctaaaaataatgttgGCACTGCATTTTGAGTCAAATAATGAGAAGGCAATCGGTAGCTTTTGTTAAAATGTCTACCACAAATtctgatttttttacaaatgtaaTCATCCCCTTTTTCTTGATCAGCTGGTTTAAGCACCGATTTCCATTGTTTGAATCGATCAATCTGTTCCAATTTCAATGAATTTGGATTTGGGAATTTGTGTAAAGGATctgaaatataataacattaaaaattatcaaatgtGGTTATCactcaaaaaaagtgtaaattttccttaattttaCATTGCATATCAATAGGTACATTGCAAAAGAGTTTCGTAaggtattaataatattataataaaattaaataatcataactgtatatatgtgtattttagtatcattgtaaattagtttttaaatgtgtagatataataaataatatagcttTCATATCGAGACCAATCAAAACTTTCATATCAAATTATTAAGGAAATACAAGTATAGCCTACATAGTCTGAGTCCTACAATCTACAGATATATACTCAtgttaacaaaatgaaataaagttatgtaaacaaatataaaatttggaATCGGAAAACATGTCTTACCGTTATCATTACAGGAACAACCAAAATAGCACTTGTTAAAAGTTTTTTgcgacattttgttttgaaaccCAAATCGAGAAAGAAAAATCAGAAGTCCGTTGTCGTAGCCAGGTCAAACGTAAATGCAGCAAACAAAGTCCAAATACACAGAATCAAGTCACAAAATTATTACGGATCTCAGAAAGTCCAGATTTACAAAGCCAAGTCGTAGAAAATTAATACGGGAACACGGTAGTAACAGGAACTCAAACAGCGCAAAACAATAATGGCGGCAGAAACTCAGAAAAGTTTCAAAAGGTAATTCCTAGTATTGCCATGTAAATCGAGTAAGgtttttatatttcaagtttataaatatgattatttacatttacataaaatacttatattttttgtttctattaaatattttaaaacccgtaaaaaaataatatttttctgatttaATACATAGACATAAATTTACACTGCCATCTTGTGACATCTTAACATAACTTGCCTAAAAGTTTTTCATTGCCGTCCAGAAGATGGCGCAGCTTTCTTCGTAATTTTTTGAAATGATTTTTGTAGGGGAGATGCATGGCCCTgatacaaacacacacacaacttccgCTTATCGCCCAGAAGAactgataatttattatacaaaaataaattatttatattgttttggcTAGACTAGAACAGATGCCGGTTGCGTACGTATCATTTACATAGAGAAGAGAGGACAAAGTCCAATAGTTTGACACTTGATAAACCACTATTCTGGACTTTGGAACACAAACATAAAGTTACATAGTCAACTATTCGAGGTTCGTAAACAGGTTAAACCTATTATCTTTTTGTTTTCGCAATTATTGTCTACGAgcgtataaataaacttaacacaGATTTTTTCGGCATTTTATTAAACTTCAGTTCTAAAGTTTTATCgtacctagttttttttttcagaatgtTTCCGTTAAGGCACTTAGTTAGCAATGCCACCAGGAGGGTTGTGCCTAGTTTTAGAGCTATGTCTAGCTCAGGTCCCCTGGTGGACACAGCTGTTGACAATGAAGGAATAGCAACTGTGACGATGCAGAGGCTGCCAGTAAACAGCTTGAACCTAGACCTTCTACAAGCCATGGACAAGGCACTTGACGAAGTTaccaaaaataaatgcaaaggAATGATCTTGACATCTgtaagtttactttttttatgttctattttcaaattatcACTAAAGTGTCTATGAAAGttaacttgttattaaactttGAGAAAGTGCCAATTTAGTTCTGATTGGAATTAAGAAAGTACATACTAAACacataatgtaaattaatttctaGGCATCACCTACCGTGTTCTCCGCTGGGCTAGATATTATGGAGATGTACAAACCGGACATGAAGAGAGTTGAAACTTTCTGGAATACATTACAAGAAGTATGGATCAAACTGTTCGGATCCAGCTTTATCACAGCTGCAGCCATCAATGTaaggatttttaaaaaaaaatatcattcactattttttttttcatagtatAGGACTAATGATTAGATGGATAACCTGATCACTtctaattttacattaaatttttcTCTCGAAGATAGataatatttagaataattacaaagtattacatatttttaatctaattCAAAAACAACtgcttttataaacattttgagaaaaataaacaactacTAAAAATCTTGTAAGAATTAACAAtacataaacttaaaaaagatACAAACAATGTAGCAGTAACAAAGAATTTTCCCACATAATCAAAAAAAGTCTTAGTACTTTTatgtaaatagaaaataaaagtcttagttaaattaaaaaaaaacagaacatAAAATACCTACTGTCGTAGCATAGAATTTGGACTTGAGCTCAATATTTAACGAGAATTTAGGTAAAGCAcatccttaaaaaataaacttgcaaCTGTTTTGACAACCCTACCACAGGCATTGCAATAATGATAACAGTGCAATTTAAAACATGTATAACAAGgtgcaatataaataaagaagtaattAACTGATCTAATCATGTGAacattctattttattgtttacatgcTGATATGGGATCCGATTGTGAAAAGTAAGTTTTAAGGATAATTGCTTATAGTCAGATTATTTTAAGGAAGAATTTAGTTCATCATGGCTATTTAGTACTTAGTATTATGTTTACCTAACTgaatatattatcattaatgTAGTAAATCtatattacaaacatactaatattaaaactatactACCATAGTGATCAGTTATTTTAACCCATTTTTAAAGATGTTGAAACacagttgtttattttaatttttatgtttgtcataaatatattcattcattattttatgcATTAGACAAATACGTTAATTATATGCATTAGCTCTTAAGCTATGAATTTTTAATAGAGAGAGTAACATTGAATAATATAGGTGCATATtgtttgataatataattatgtaaatcttattatttatttacatttctacATACAGTATACACATTtggttttaaaaactttaatacatCAATTCCCTAAATCTCCAGGGTCACGCACCAGCAGGCGGCTGTCTCCTGGCAATGTCCTGTGAATACCGCGTGATGATGAGTGGGAAATACAGCATTGGTCTGAACGAGACGGCGCTTGGCATCGTGGCTCCAAACTGGTTCATGCATACCATGGTCAATACCATACCCCAGAGGCAGGCTGAGCTGGCTCTCACTACTGCTAGGATGTTCTCCGTTGATGAGGCTTTGAAGGTGATctgaatattatttgttttttacacatattttaaGTTCAATTTTGTCATTTTCTTCCTAGATATTGTATGGCCGTAGTAATCCTTAGGGTCTTCACAGTATTGGTTCGTAAGTCGACAGTGttacgggttcgattctcgaacTTTTCACAGTACAGTCAAAAGTTCAAAAACAAATTGCTTTTCCAAAGTCAAAAAGTCGAGTTTGTTTTccgaaagattttttttactatttgtgttttCGTATATTGTGTAGATGTCACAAAGATAATAATGGCacaattgttacttttttaaaatacaaatattttccattttgGTGCCTCTACTATACTTAACAAACatagttcaaacaaataaactcttcagctttatttatctatatctaaTTTGAATTCCCTTCATAATAGGTAActcaataacaatattaataaattccaGGTTGGCCTAATCGATGAAACCGCAACAGACAAGGCAGATGCAGTAGCCAAATGCAAGCAATTTATTAAGAAGTTTGACAAGATCCCACCTTTAGCCCGTTTCCTAACCAAGCAAAAGATTAGGGAAGCTCCTTTAAAATGGATGATGGACAATCGTACCCAAGACACGCAAGAGTTCCTAATGTTTGTAGGACACCCTAAAGTACAGAAATCATTAGAAATGTACATACAGGCTTTGAAACAGAAGGGTGGCAAGTGAatatagtattaaaatattatgttttttaataagtcatgtttttttttcttattcttatacATATACTCATACAGTATGTTCTATATTGTAAGAATGATTGACTATACAGTCTAAGCTATAGTTTGTTATactcgtttattttttattgttgtaatcAAGTTGAGAAtagaataaatgaatttatttatttaacgtgtTTTTTCTAGTATTCTCAGAAAACAatggatatttttattgcttttttattgaGATGCGCAATGTCATGTATGCTATCGTATACTTATACAAAGAGGGCGTTTAAGAGTCAAGTGAAACATAAAAAATGACCTGAAGAAATATTCATCTGGCTACCTCATTGGCCGAGTAGTCagaagtgcgactgccgggcaagtggTATATCGCAAAGTATTACAGGGcttgtttcggtttttcgaactCAGTTCTAGCACGGAATCTGtaatgtgcctggtatatggcaatcgGCTCACACCTTAATACATGGCACTTatgacataaattgtgaaaagtgggtgtgcattgtacagtggcttcatgtgccataatgtgcacccctACCTAAAAAAACTGAAATGATTAACAaacctacctactacctactc from Spodoptera frugiperda isolate SF20-4 chromosome 4, AGI-APGP_CSIRO_Sfru_2.0, whole genome shotgun sequence encodes the following:
- the LOC118272625 gene encoding enoyl-CoA delta isomerase 1, mitochondrial encodes the protein MFPLRHLVSNATRRVVPSFRAMSSSGPLVDTAVDNEGIATVTMQRLPVNSLNLDLLQAMDKALDEVTKNKCKGMILTSASPTVFSAGLDIMEMYKPDMKRVETFWNTLQEVWIKLFGSSFITAAAINGHAPAGGCLLAMSCEYRVMMSGKYSIGLNETALGIVAPNWFMHTMVNTIPQRQAELALTTARMFSVDEALKVGLIDETATDKADAVAKCKQFIKKFDKIPPLARFLTKQKIREAPLKWMMDNRTQDTQEFLMFVGHPKVQKSLEMYIQALKQKGGK